One Clostridium estertheticum DNA segment encodes these proteins:
- a CDS encoding ABC transporter permease subunit, which translates to MAQINKFIKNFGWARIIIAIFLLILFIIAPIFGVRVDTSLNDVIVRFGMSGIMVLSMVPMIQSGCGLNFGVPVGLISGMMGAVVSLEFNLTGMAGIGVAILVGLAMAAVLGFLYGLLLNRVKGDEMIIATYVGFSFIFLMNIMWLKLPFKNPASVMGFKGEGLRTTISIEEYWIHVLSDILKIPVSKYLIIPTGMILFFIIMCLIVWGFFKTKLGTAITAVGSNPDYARASGININKMRVVSVMLSTMIAAVGMIAFEQGFGFVQMYNGPSAFVFPSVAAVLLGGASVNKATITNVVIGTFLFQGILTMTPSVINSAINIDVSEIIRIIVSNGLIVYALTRKGR; encoded by the coding sequence ATGGCTCAGATAAATAAATTCATCAAAAACTTTGGATGGGCCCGCATCATCATTGCCATTTTCCTGCTAATATTATTTATTATTGCTCCTATTTTCGGGGTAAGGGTCGATACATCTTTAAATGATGTTATTGTGCGTTTTGGTATGAGTGGTATCATGGTACTTTCTATGGTGCCTATGATACAATCAGGATGCGGGCTGAACTTTGGTGTTCCAGTTGGCCTTATATCAGGAATGATGGGAGCTGTGGTGAGCCTAGAGTTTAATCTTACAGGTATGGCAGGGATTGGAGTAGCCATTCTAGTTGGCCTTGCTATGGCCGCAGTTTTGGGTTTTCTTTATGGATTGCTTTTAAATCGTGTTAAAGGTGATGAAATGATTATAGCCACATATGTGGGTTTCTCATTCATATTTTTAATGAACATAATGTGGCTCAAACTTCCCTTTAAAAATCCAGCAAGTGTTATGGGTTTCAAAGGTGAGGGACTTAGGACCACAATTAGTATTGAAGAGTACTGGATACATGTACTTAGTGATATCTTAAAAATTCCTGTTTCAAAATATCTAATTATCCCTACAGGAATGATTTTATTTTTTATTATTATGTGTTTGATAGTTTGGGGCTTTTTTAAAACAAAGCTTGGCACTGCTATTACAGCAGTGGGCTCTAATCCAGATTATGCAAGGGCTTCAGGAATTAATATTAATAAAATGAGAGTAGTATCAGTAATGCTGTCAACAATGATAGCAGCAGTTGGTATGATTGCTTTTGAGCAAGGCTTTGGTTTTGTTCAAATGTACAATGGACCCTCAGCGTTTGTCTTTCCATCGGTGGCAGCTGTTCTCCTTGGAGGTGCTTCAGTTAACAAAGCAACCATCACCAATGTAGTTATTGGAACATTTTTGTTTCAAGGTATTTTGACAATGACGCCGTCAGTCATAAACAGTGCGATCAATATTGACGTATCTGAAATCATCCGAATAATAGTTTCTAACGGATTGATTGTATATGCACTGACTCGGAAAGGGAGGTAG
- a CDS encoding sugar ABC transporter ATP-binding protein, whose amino-acid sequence MSTENVLLKVEGVGKEYDGNRVLKDINFTLEKGKILGLVGENGAGKSTLMNILFGMKVISETGGYEGAVYLNGEKIKFKSPVDALKAGIGMVHQEFSLIPGFTVGENVLLNMEKTKKSLISKLLGKRVETMDLPEIRKSAQKAIDTLGVQLDTETLVSEMPVGHKQFIEIAREIDRSQVKLIVLDEPTAVLTESEAEILLKSMRLLADIGISIVFISHRLREITSICDTIVVLRDGLVVVESPAESVNVRQIAEWMVGRDVDEDATHIKPIVKIDEKDIIFETRNLWVDMPGETIKNVSLKVRRGEILGIGGLAGQGKLGIPNGIMGLFASGGEIFFEGKPLHLNNTLNALQSGIAFVSEDRRGVGLLLDEPIDWNIAFNAMQVQNKFLKSYLGGAIKWRDEKAMKTCAMEYIKSLEIRCTSQRQLARNLSGGNQQKVCLAKAFAMNPKLLFVSEPTRGIDVGAKKLVLDALRKYNEENNTTIVIISSELEELRSISDRIAIVCEGKIFGILPPDAPVIDFGLLMAGEFKINEEGEKIWLR is encoded by the coding sequence TTGTCTACAGAAAATGTACTACTTAAAGTAGAAGGTGTTGGCAAAGAATATGACGGAAACAGGGTGCTTAAAGATATAAATTTCACACTTGAAAAAGGAAAAATATTGGGACTTGTAGGAGAGAATGGAGCAGGCAAATCTACATTGATGAATATCTTATTTGGAATGAAGGTGATTTCTGAAACTGGTGGATACGAAGGTGCTGTTTATTTAAATGGAGAGAAAATTAAATTTAAAAGCCCTGTGGATGCATTAAAGGCAGGAATAGGAATGGTACACCAAGAATTTTCACTAATTCCTGGGTTTACGGTAGGAGAGAATGTACTTCTTAACATGGAAAAGACCAAGAAAAGCTTGATTTCAAAGCTCCTAGGTAAACGGGTGGAAACTATGGATTTACCAGAAATTCGAAAGAGTGCTCAAAAGGCAATAGATACATTGGGAGTTCAGCTAGATACGGAAACTTTGGTATCCGAGATGCCAGTTGGACATAAGCAATTTATAGAAATAGCACGTGAAATTGACAGAAGTCAGGTTAAGCTTATTGTTTTAGATGAGCCAACTGCAGTACTTACAGAATCTGAAGCTGAGATCCTACTTAAATCAATGAGACTGCTGGCAGATATAGGTATTTCTATTGTATTTATATCCCACAGACTTCGTGAAATAACATCTATTTGCGATACTATTGTTGTACTTCGTGATGGATTAGTTGTGGTAGAGTCACCAGCAGAGAGTGTGAATGTAAGGCAGATTGCTGAATGGATGGTAGGTAGAGATGTTGATGAAGATGCCACACATATAAAACCCATAGTAAAAATTGACGAAAAGGATATAATTTTCGAAACTAGAAATCTCTGGGTGGACATGCCTGGTGAAACAATTAAAAATGTGTCATTAAAGGTACGTAGAGGTGAAATATTAGGCATTGGTGGTCTTGCAGGGCAAGGCAAGCTTGGAATTCCAAACGGAATTATGGGACTTTTTGCGAGCGGTGGGGAGATTTTCTTTGAGGGTAAACCACTCCATTTAAACAATACGCTAAATGCTCTACAAAGTGGCATAGCGTTTGTATCTGAGGACCGTAGAGGTGTTGGACTACTTTTAGATGAACCTATTGACTGGAATATTGCGTTTAATGCCATGCAAGTTCAAAATAAATTCCTAAAAAGTTATTTGGGGGGGGCGATTAAGTGGCGAGACGAGAAAGCTATGAAAACATGCGCAATGGAATATATAAAGTCACTAGAAATTCGGTGTACTAGCCAGCGTCAATTAGCAAGGAATCTTTCGGGCGGGAATCAACAGAAGGTTTGTCTAGCAAAGGCATTCGCTATGAATCCAAAACTATTATTCGTCTCTGAGCCTACCCGTGGTATTGATGTTGGAGCAAAAAAATTAGTTTTAGATGCATTAAGAAAATATAACGAAGAAAACAACACAACTATAGTTATAATATCCTCAGAACTGGAAGAACTTAGATCTATTAGTGATAGGATAGCTATTGTTTGTGAAGGAAAAATATTTGGTATTCTGCCACCAGATGCGCCAGTAATTGATTTTGGGTTATTAATGGCCGGAGAATTTAAGATAAACGAAGAGGGGGAAAAAATATGGCTCAGATAA
- the bioA gene encoding adenosylmethionine--8-amino-7-oxononanoate transaminase: protein MNSYVEKDLKYIWHPCSQMKDYEELNPIVIEKGKGVWLYDIDGNRYLDCISSWWTNTLGHSNKRINEAIKKQIDSIEHVIFANFSNKPAIELAEKLVDITPDKLTKVFFSDNGSSAVEIALKMSFHYNMQKGSTKKKRFVALSDAYHGETLGALSVCDIDEFNMVYKPLLLDTFRVEGPDCYRCKYDFNRENCNAECFGDMKKCLTENHEDISAVIVEPMVQGAAGMKIYSPIYLKKLRELCDKYDVHLIADEIAMGFGRTGEMFACNHAQISPDFMCLSKGISAGYMPMSVVMTTDEVYDSFYGDYKERKSFIHSHTYAGNAMGCAIALENLKIFEEDNIIEKNIEKGQLIRKLTLEKAEGLKHVGEVRSIGMITAMEIVKDKETKESYPWDMRVGYAIYKIALRKGLVLRPIGNVLYFIPPYVIHQEEIEFMVNTCFQSIEEYFQRTGVKTL, encoded by the coding sequence ATGAATAGTTATGTAGAAAAGGATTTGAAATATATATGGCATCCTTGTTCACAAATGAAGGACTATGAGGAGCTTAATCCAATAGTTATTGAAAAAGGCAAAGGGGTTTGGCTTTATGATATTGACGGAAATAGATATTTAGACTGCATATCATCTTGGTGGACAAATACTCTAGGACATAGTAATAAGAGAATTAATGAGGCCATAAAAAAACAGATAGATAGCATTGAACATGTTATATTTGCAAATTTCTCAAATAAACCTGCTATAGAGCTTGCGGAAAAATTGGTAGATATAACACCAGACAAGCTTACAAAAGTGTTTTTCTCTGATAATGGATCCTCAGCGGTGGAAATAGCATTAAAGATGAGTTTTCATTATAATATGCAAAAGGGAAGTACTAAAAAGAAAAGGTTCGTAGCTCTAAGCGATGCATACCATGGAGAAACTTTAGGGGCCTTGTCAGTTTGTGATATAGATGAGTTTAATATGGTATATAAGCCTCTCCTTTTAGATACATTCAGAGTAGAAGGGCCAGATTGCTATAGGTGTAAATATGATTTTAATAGAGAAAATTGTAATGCTGAGTGCTTTGGAGATATGAAAAAGTGTTTAACAGAAAATCATGAGGATATAAGTGCAGTAATAGTTGAACCTATGGTTCAAGGTGCTGCAGGTATGAAGATTTATTCCCCTATTTATTTAAAAAAGCTTCGAGAGCTTTGTGATAAATATGATGTACATCTCATTGCAGATGAGATTGCAATGGGTTTCGGTAGAACTGGCGAGATGTTTGCTTGTAATCATGCTCAAATATCTCCAGACTTTATGTGTCTTTCAAAAGGAATTTCAGCTGGATATATGCCTATGTCAGTGGTAATGACTACAGATGAAGTATATGATAGTTTCTATGGGGATTATAAAGAACGGAAATCATTTATTCACAGTCATACTTACGCAGGTAATGCAATGGGCTGTGCCATTGCATTAGAAAACCTAAAAATATTTGAAGAAGACAATATTATAGAAAAAAATATAGAAAAAGGTCAACTTATAAGAAAACTTACATTAGAAAAGGCGGAAGGGTTAAAGCATGTAGGCGAAGTAAGAAGTATAGGAATGATAACAGCTATGGAAATAGTAAAAGATAAGGAAACAAAGGAAAGCTATCCTTGGGATATGAGAGTAGGATACGCGATTTACAAAATTGCACTTAGAAAAGGATTAGTACTTAGACCTATAGGAAATGTACTATATTTTATTCCTCCATACGTTATACATCAAGAGGAAATAGAATTTATGGTGAATACTTGCTTTCAAAGTATAGAAGAATATTTTCAGAGAACAGGGGTAAAAACATTGTAA
- a CDS encoding TetR/AcrR family transcriptional regulator — MQYLKYEVRKNIVEESLKEFKEMGYKGTSIRNIAVNSQTSVGNFYKYFHSKDDLYEKLIGSVYERLMDYINQFNKVEINEKADEIFYELMEKIMEIFKGSSTEITILLNKSEGSKYENCKKTFVDFITRIVSEKMKYELLLQGKKLKNNFIIYLMSYNLVESISIILREKEDGGEVRKLILDIIDIFYSNIIGKLDCENID, encoded by the coding sequence ATGCAATATTTGAAATATGAAGTTAGAAAAAATATAGTAGAAGAATCGCTAAAGGAATTTAAAGAAATGGGCTACAAAGGTACATCAATAAGGAATATAGCTGTGAATTCTCAAACATCTGTAGGAAACTTTTATAAATATTTTCATAGTAAGGATGACTTGTATGAAAAATTAATTGGCTCTGTGTATGAAAGATTAATGGATTACATTAATCAATTTAATAAAGTAGAAATAAACGAAAAGGCAGATGAAATTTTTTATGAATTAATGGAAAAAATAATGGAGATATTTAAAGGGAGCAGCACAGAAATTACAATATTACTTAATAAAAGCGAAGGATCTAAGTATGAAAATTGTAAAAAAACCTTTGTCGATTTCATAACTAGAATAGTCTCTGAGAAAATGAAATATGAGCTATTACTCCAGGGGAAAAAACTTAAAAATAATTTTATTATATATCTAATGTCCTATAATCTTGTGGAGAGCATTTCTATAATACTTAGAGAAAAAGAGGATGGGGGAGAAGTGAGAAAGCTTATCCTTGATATAATAGATATATTTTATAGTAATATTATAGGCAAGCTAGATTGTGAAAATATTGATTAG
- the bioB gene encoding biotin synthase BioB, producing MKEFIRSIEEKVIEGLAVSFEDTMKLAGIEEKEDIVLLCISANKVREFFCGKEVDLCTIMNAKSGRCTEDCKFCAQSAHYKTNVEVYGLVSKDDALKLARENQNEGVNRFSLVTSGRGTTGNDFEKILDMYEELNKEVKIDLCASLGILRYEQLLKLKQTGITMYHHNLETSREYYENICTTHSYDERIDTINAAKRAGMLVCCGGIIGLGESFEDRIKLALTLRDLGIKSIPINVLNPIVGTPLENAESLSQEEILKTIAIFRLVNPKALIRLAGGRNLIEKFGEKCFNAGANATITGNYLTTSGNKICDDKKMVRELKLEVRKNG from the coding sequence ATGAAAGAATTTATTAGGAGTATAGAGGAAAAGGTTATAGAAGGCCTCGCTGTAAGCTTTGAAGATACAATGAAATTAGCGGGCATTGAAGAAAAAGAGGATATAGTATTATTATGTATTAGTGCTAATAAAGTGCGAGAGTTTTTTTGTGGTAAGGAGGTAGACCTTTGCACCATAATGAATGCAAAATCAGGACGCTGTACTGAGGACTGCAAATTCTGCGCGCAATCTGCTCATTATAAAACCAATGTAGAAGTGTATGGATTAGTTTCAAAAGATGATGCTTTAAAGCTGGCAAGGGAAAATCAAAATGAGGGTGTAAATAGATTTTCCTTAGTGACAAGTGGAAGAGGAACTACTGGCAATGATTTTGAAAAGATTTTAGATATGTATGAGGAGTTAAATAAGGAAGTGAAAATAGATTTATGTGCTTCACTTGGGATATTGAGATATGAGCAACTGCTTAAGTTAAAACAGACGGGAATAACAATGTATCATCATAACCTAGAAACTAGTAGAGAATACTATGAAAACATATGTACAACTCACAGTTATGATGAAAGAATAGATACTATAAATGCAGCCAAGAGGGCTGGAATGCTTGTTTGCTGTGGTGGAATTATTGGACTTGGGGAAAGTTTTGAAGATAGAATTAAGCTAGCTTTGACCTTAAGGGATTTAGGCATTAAATCTATTCCTATAAATGTATTGAATCCAATTGTGGGTACACCACTAGAAAATGCAGAAAGCTTAAGTCAGGAGGAAATACTAAAAACTATTGCCATATTCAGATTGGTTAATCCTAAAGCTCTTATAAGACTTGCTGGTGGAAGAAATCTCATAGAAAAATTTGGTGAAAAATGTTTTAATGCAGGAGCCAATGCTACAATCACTGGAAACTATCTAACAACATCAGGTAATAAAATATGTGATGATAAGAAAATGGTAAGGGAATTAAAGCTGGAGGTTAGAAAAAATGGCTAA
- a CDS encoding sensor domain-containing diguanylate cyclase has product MALKESDANFLQTLIDSIPNPIFYKDEKGIYTHCNIAFIEYLGLKKEEVIGHTVYDISPKDLADVYYSADMKLMQSKGKQVYEARVKYSDGSIHDILFTKGTNVNKEGIVKGIVGNMVDITQRKCMENKINKLLNLKESMLDINHALLQINDIKELFILLLEKVMQALDNRVLGCVLVLNAEENLKIIASSGYDNNLSEEFTLKLKDSFFWNAVVGNLDKAVIINDIQKLNFNKYTKVLENTLSIKVESSISTPILLDNRLYALINVDSTDNNAFDESDLEVMGYLKKQIELGIAKYALYEETVYLSRYDKLTNVYNRRYFEELFNIAFTKAKTCNENFFVVIFDINALKPINDTYGHLAGDELIKIFASGLSNNIRVSDIFARFGGDEFVAVFSGDNLQDLIHRLEDIIKEFADNPILFEGNKIICSFSYGISSFPHNATDYNELIRIADKNMYEYKQNYKNKFNEKDKLQR; this is encoded by the coding sequence TTGGCTTTAAAAGAAAGTGATGCTAACTTTCTGCAAACTCTTATTGATAGCATCCCTAACCCAATTTTCTATAAGGATGAGAAGGGAATATACACACATTGCAATATTGCTTTTATAGAGTATTTAGGGTTAAAAAAAGAAGAAGTTATTGGACATACTGTTTATGATATAAGCCCAAAAGATTTGGCAGATGTTTATTATAGTGCAGATATGAAATTAATGCAGTCCAAAGGAAAACAAGTTTATGAAGCACGAGTAAAATATTCAGACGGATCAATACATGACATTCTCTTTACCAAGGGAACCAATGTAAACAAAGAAGGCATAGTAAAAGGAATTGTAGGTAACATGGTTGATATTACACAGCGGAAGTGTATGGAAAATAAAATAAATAAACTGTTAAACCTAAAAGAATCCATGCTAGATATAAATCATGCTCTCCTTCAAATAAATGATATTAAAGAATTATTTATATTACTTTTAGAAAAAGTAATGCAGGCACTGGATAATCGTGTTCTTGGTTGTGTATTAGTTCTAAATGCAGAGGAAAACTTAAAAATTATCGCAAGCAGTGGTTATGATAATAATCTATCTGAAGAATTCACACTTAAGCTAAAAGATTCTTTTTTTTGGAACGCAGTGGTGGGTAATTTAGATAAAGCTGTTATTATTAATGATATTCAGAAACTAAACTTCAATAAATATACTAAGGTTTTAGAAAATACCCTTAGTATTAAGGTGGAATCTTCTATTAGTACTCCAATTCTTTTAGATAATCGATTATATGCACTAATAAATGTTGACAGCACAGATAATAATGCTTTTGATGAATCTGATTTAGAAGTAATGGGATATTTGAAAAAGCAAATTGAGCTTGGTATTGCTAAGTATGCGCTTTATGAAGAAACAGTGTACTTATCCAGATATGACAAATTAACAAATGTATATAATAGAAGATATTTTGAAGAATTATTTAACATAGCCTTTACTAAGGCTAAAACATGTAATGAAAATTTTTTTGTGGTAATCTTTGATATAAATGCCTTAAAGCCTATTAATGATACATATGGCCATCTAGCAGGCGATGAATTAATTAAAATCTTTGCTAGTGGTTTAAGCAATAATATTAGGGTTTCAGATATATTTGCGCGTTTTGGCGGAGATGAATTTGTTGCAGTTTTTTCGGGAGATAATTTGCAAGACCTAATCCATAGATTAGAAGACATAATCAAAGAATTCGCTGATAATCCTATACTTTTTGAAGGAAATAAAATTATCTGTAGCTTTAGCTATGGCATTTCAAGCTTCCCCCATAATGCAACTGACTATAATGAGTTGATAAGAATTGCAGATAAGAATATGTATGAATATAAGCAGAATTATAAAAACAAATTTAATGAAAAAGATAAGCTTCAAAGATAA
- a CDS encoding DUF3798 domain-containing protein, with protein MLKRSLAIGLSLILTFGMVGCAKKTPTTPAPTTAPPAVTETKKMHIGIVTGTVSQGEDELRGAEAMIAKYGDAASGGMIKHVTYPDNFTQELETTIGTITGLADDADMKVIVVNQAVPGTVAAFKQIREKRPDILLLANSSQEDTAMIEAASDLVVDPDNVNRGYLMILAAKKMGAKTFVHISFPRHMSIELLSLRRNIMEQACKDLGLKFVFETAPDPTSDIGIPGAQQFILEKMPAWVEKYGKDTAFFCTNDAQTEPLLKRVAELGAIFVEPDLPSPIMGYPGAFGIDLKAEAGNWPEILKKVEATVVAKGGSGRMGTWAFSYGYTASEGLVEYGKNVVEGTMQKGNLADVIKAFGAYTPGAEWNGSLYLDRVTSKEISNHVMVYQDTYVFGKGYLGNSKEEVPAKYKDIK; from the coding sequence ATGTTAAAAAGGTCATTAGCAATCGGTTTAAGTTTAATTCTAACATTTGGCATGGTAGGGTGCGCAAAAAAAACACCTACAACACCTGCGCCTACAACAGCACCACCTGCTGTAACTGAGACGAAAAAGATGCATATTGGTATTGTTACTGGTACTGTATCACAAGGTGAGGATGAACTGCGTGGGGCTGAAGCAATGATTGCAAAGTATGGCGATGCTGCTTCCGGCGGAATGATAAAACATGTTACGTATCCAGATAATTTTACGCAAGAGCTAGAAACTACTATTGGAACAATTACTGGACTCGCAGATGATGCAGACATGAAGGTAATCGTAGTAAACCAAGCAGTTCCAGGTACTGTTGCAGCGTTTAAACAAATTCGTGAAAAAAGACCTGATATATTACTTTTGGCTAATTCTTCTCAAGAAGATACTGCTATGATTGAAGCAGCTTCCGATTTGGTTGTGGATCCTGATAACGTAAACCGTGGATATCTTATGATTTTAGCCGCTAAGAAAATGGGTGCAAAAACCTTCGTTCATATTTCTTTCCCAAGACACATGAGTATAGAACTTCTTTCACTAAGAAGAAATATTATGGAGCAAGCTTGTAAAGACTTAGGACTTAAATTTGTATTTGAAACAGCTCCAGATCCAACGAGTGACATTGGAATTCCAGGAGCACAACAATTTATTCTTGAAAAAATGCCTGCATGGGTTGAAAAATATGGAAAAGATACAGCGTTTTTCTGTACAAATGATGCTCAAACAGAACCATTGTTAAAACGTGTTGCGGAACTGGGTGCGATATTTGTTGAACCAGATCTTCCTTCACCAATAATGGGATATCCAGGAGCATTTGGTATAGATCTAAAAGCAGAAGCTGGAAACTGGCCTGAGATTCTTAAAAAAGTTGAAGCAACAGTAGTTGCTAAAGGTGGATCAGGAAGAATGGGTACATGGGCATTCTCCTATGGATACACAGCTTCTGAAGGCTTAGTAGAGTATGGTAAGAATGTAGTAGAAGGTACAATGCAAAAAGGTAATCTTGCTGATGTAATAAAGGCATTTGGTGCATATACACCAGGAGCTGAGTGGAATGGTTCACTGTATTTAGATAGAGTTACTAGTAAAGAGATTTCCAACCACGTAATGGTTTATCAAGATACTTATGTATTTGGAAAAGGATACCTAGGAAATAGTAAAGAAGAAGTTCCAGCAAAATATAAAGATATAAAATAA
- the bioD gene encoding dethiobiotin synthase, with product MAKGVFIVGTDTDVGKTVVTAGIMHVMRSNGYNAAYFKAALSGAIEVGNELIPGDAKLACEVSNLEEAYVNITPYVYKAAVSPHLAAKIEKKTIDLDVVRERYNYLKEKYDYIIAEGSGGIICPLIDDKRGLYALENLIVDLNMSVIIVARAGVGTINHTVLTVKYIESIGIKIKGIIINNYIENMICNDNIKMIEKLAKVPIIGKFKNIEGLKDHMVQAIRINAEVAFDVSTIEKCMDQL from the coding sequence ATGGCTAAGGGAGTATTTATAGTTGGAACAGATACTGATGTGGGTAAAACTGTTGTAACTGCAGGAATTATGCATGTGATGAGGAGTAATGGGTATAATGCTGCTTATTTTAAGGCAGCATTAAGCGGGGCAATTGAAGTAGGTAATGAGCTTATTCCTGGTGATGCTAAGCTTGCTTGTGAAGTGAGTAATTTAGAAGAAGCCTACGTTAATATAACACCCTATGTTTATAAGGCCGCGGTTTCTCCTCATCTTGCTGCAAAGATTGAGAAGAAGACTATTGATTTAGATGTAGTAAGAGAAAGATACAATTATTTAAAGGAAAAATATGATTATATAATTGCTGAAGGTAGCGGCGGAATAATATGTCCATTGATAGATGATAAAAGAGGATTATACGCCCTTGAAAATCTTATTGTGGATTTAAATATGAGTGTTATTATTGTGGCAAGAGCTGGGGTCGGAACAATTAATCATACAGTTCTGACTGTTAAATATATAGAATCTATAGGGATTAAGATCAAAGGAATTATAATAAACAATTATATAGAAAATATGATTTGCAATGACAATATTAAGATGATAGAAAAACTTGCGAAAGTGCCGATTATAGGCAAGTTTAAAAATATTGAAGGCTTAAAGGATCACATGGTACAAGCTATAAGGATAAATGCAGAAGTGGCTTTTGATGTTAGTACTATAGAAAAATGTATGGATCAATTATAA
- a CDS encoding ABC transporter permease subunit: MKFDKKKIGPLLTGSVVPLMFLIISIIAIPLSGYSGGFLVDQIITRLARNSFLVLSLLLPIMAGMGINFGMVLGAMAGQIGLIFITDWGITGAPGILLAALVAAPIAIGLGYFCGVVLNRAKGREMVTGMILGFFILGVYQFFLLYMCGNVIPFKTSSLLLSKGYGVRNALNLGVAKGFDKLILININGINIPVGTFLIIGLICVFTVWFRKTKLGQDMRAVGLDMNVSDTAGIAVDKTRIQSIIISTVLACFGQIIYLQNIGTMNTYNGADQAGLFAAASLLVGGATVTKASIPNAIIGTALFHLMFIVMPMAGKNITGSAMIGEYLRMFISYGVITIALVLHAWKRQKDKDMERHSFQLDMEKQSSK, from the coding sequence ATGAAATTTGATAAGAAAAAAATAGGTCCATTACTTACGGGTAGTGTTGTGCCATTAATGTTTTTAATCATCAGCATAATAGCAATACCGCTTTCGGGGTATTCTGGAGGTTTTTTGGTGGATCAGATTATAACCAGGCTGGCAAGAAACTCTTTCCTAGTATTATCACTGCTGCTTCCTATTATGGCAGGAATGGGTATCAACTTTGGGATGGTTTTAGGTGCTATGGCAGGTCAAATTGGATTGATATTTATTACTGACTGGGGTATTACAGGAGCTCCAGGGATACTCCTTGCGGCACTTGTTGCAGCTCCTATAGCAATAGGCCTTGGATATTTTTGTGGTGTGGTACTAAATAGGGCTAAAGGCCGTGAAATGGTTACTGGCATGATTCTAGGTTTTTTTATTCTTGGTGTTTATCAATTCTTTCTTTTATACATGTGCGGAAATGTAATTCCATTTAAGACTAGTTCACTGCTGCTTTCTAAAGGGTATGGTGTACGTAATGCCTTGAACTTGGGTGTAGCTAAAGGATTTGATAAACTAATTTTAATAAATATAAATGGTATAAATATTCCGGTTGGAACCTTTTTGATTATAGGTTTGATTTGTGTCTTCACTGTTTGGTTTAGAAAAACAAAACTGGGTCAGGATATGAGAGCTGTAGGACTTGACATGAATGTATCTGATACTGCAGGAATTGCTGTTGATAAGACACGTATTCAGTCCATCATAATTTCAACAGTCCTTGCTTGCTTTGGACAAATAATTTATCTGCAAAATATAGGAACTATGAACACCTATAATGGAGCAGATCAAGCAGGCCTTTTTGCAGCTGCATCACTTTTAGTTGGTGGTGCAACGGTTACTAAAGCTTCTATCCCAAATGCCATTATTGGTACTGCACTGTTTCATTTGATGTTTATAGTTATGCCTATGGCAGGCAAAAACATTACTGGGTCGGCTATGATTGGGGAATACTTGCGTATGTTTATATCCTATGGAGTTATTACTATAGCGCTAGTTCTACATGCTTGGAAACGTCAAAAGGATAAAGATATGGAAAGGCATAGTTTTCAGCTAGACATGGAAAAACAGTCTAGTAAATAG